The genomic window gtcatgGACACACAGGAGACATAATTCTGAAACATGGCCATAGAGACATGGACTATAAAAAACATCATCTACATGCTGATAAGCAAGAGAAATCTGCATATAcgactgactctgtgtgtgtgtgtgtgtgtgtgtgtgtgtgtatgctgacaCACTACACTCTAAACTCCCCATAACTGTTGCCTCCATGTGTTTAATGACCTCAGTAAAGCTGTTAAGTTTGACCTCTGTGACCTACAACCTAACCCTGGCAAAGGAAAATATGAATGAGTGCTAATTTACCGCGGATGCACTACAAGGTCACGTGCCGTGCGTTCAGCACCACCAGATGATGAATCGTATTGGCAGACTTCACTTGAGTCCAATAATGGACATGACTGTTTAAAAAGACAAACCTCACGCATGACACGGGGCTGACACTGCCCTACTTCCCGCTGAGTGCGGAGGACGGACAACCCACATCGATCGGGCGGCACTGGACTGTCTCAGCGAGGAAAAAAGACGAGGGTGAACTTCAGTCCGAGGCCacggagagcaggagagggtgTCCTGTTGAGGGTTACAGCGGGAAAGGCGTCGTGATATTGGGTGGGGGCATGGGTGTGCAGTAAATGTCAGTGAGTGGGTCTGTCTCAGGGGCTCAGAGCCAAgcacaccgagagagagagagagagagagagagagagagagagagtgactcatGGGGACTGAGAGAGTCCTCCACCAGATGCTTCCagaacctttcttttttttcttttaaagaacagttttattttgtttgtttgttggtaaaTTCCACCCACCAGATGGAAAAGTCAGAAACACTTAACCTCACGTTAAGGAAACTATGACTTGGCTATGACCTGCTCCTTTGGTCTTAATCTGCTGtccatgaatttaaaaaaagtaaaataaaagaaaatcctCAATTTACTGCAGATGgagaataaacagacagagctgaaacTCCCAGAGAGGAAGAGCTCACTCCACCAGATGAGTGGCAAATTCTAGAACCATCCGAACTTCCCGGCAGCAGTTGCCATAGGGAGCAGAGTGGCTTTACTGTAGTCATCTATGTGAGTTCAGCTACAGCCAGTCAAATGAGAGCaggtcagagaaacagacaggcacGAAGACCCAGAATTCATCTGCAGACTAAAGAGATGCTTTACAGAGTTACAGACATAGACACGCATGAGGGAGGAACAATTTTTAAGTCAAGACTTAAATACTGAATTGATTTGACTCTTCAGTCACATCACCACAAACAatgtctttaaaacatttttagaggGCTTATTCAAAGTTTTTCTAAGTTGAAAGCGATGTGGCTGATGCATACATTTGAAAATCAAACATCAGAACATCAAACTTTTGACATTCTTTCAGAGAAATTTTTGAGGCCTTAGGATAGCTTTCCCTGGCATATTATGTCGCAATACAGTCACGACATGTGGCACTGAAACCCATCTACCTCTAGAGGGCAGCAGCGAGCACCGTTAACGCGTGCGGCACGGACACTTGACACGCGAAAGCTACTCACTCCATTCACTGTACTTACTCCGTTTTAATATACTTGTTTACTATCATTAtagaaacaaatgaattaataaacccatgaaggattttttttatcaactgTTTTCATGCAATGCAATGTTACAAAAAATAAACTCAGTGCACAGTTCAGACATAACTGTGTTTAtgggaagagaaacagaagaagtgAATTAAATCATACGCTCCACGAGTTCCTTTCACAGCTGAATTAACTTTTGAAGTTTAAAGATAAAACCACATTCTGTACGTTCAGATgatttttgaataatttctcatcctaaagagaaaataacaagACTCACGCATCGTAAGTTCTGAAAAATTCAGCGTGTCATTAGAAAACCAGGGCTGAGGGGAATAATGGTGCTTACAGTGAATTAAACTGAACAGTTAGAGAATGCCTGGGTTTTCATTCCTGACTCGTATATAAatatggagggggggggggtggtggtgttgcTGGGTAACTGTCACATTATGGGTGCATTAATTCTGACTTTACATGTTTCAGCTTTGattaagagaacacacacatctgttttgctttttaatcttaaccacagccccccccccccaaaaaaaaagagaaagagaaatgaagcaATTACAAGAAGAAACACAGTCGACTGTCAGCTGCTTTTGTGATTCATTGGCTACACGGGAAGTATTCAAACATCAGAGAAATATCTCCAGAATGCATCCACCCACGCGGTGAGGTGAATCGCGGGGCTGACAGATCACAGCGAGGAAAATGCATCCGGAGCAGGAGTTTCAGGGAGGGGGGAAGACTGGCCGCGCAGAGCAGAACTGAGTCAGCATGCGGACCGGACTGAGTCACTCAGTAAACTGATTCTGCCGCAGCTGGGCTTTGTTCAGTGTCTGTCTATGCAGGATGGACCATTTCTCACAAACAGACCAGAGTCAAGCAGATGCAATGCTACCAGACATGTGGATCACAGCGtcagcagacaaacacagagaaccaTTAATCAAACTGTGACGGCTGGTCTCAGACGCACATACAGATattcacatacatatacatatatttatatatacatatatctaaaACAGGTGAATGCCGTTTAGAGATTTATGACCAGACGCAGGATGATTTTATGAAGTGACATACCCTAAAACGTCCTGACAGGAGAACGCAGTGACAGTGATTTCGGtgaatccacacagacacaaggctcGTTACTTTAATGGTCTCAGTGGAAACCTTCATTTCAGAGGTTTCCGAGATTCATCAGACTgtacacagacaataaaaaccTCACGGTAGCACGCGTGTGTTTGGGTCCCACTccacagacatgaaaaacatgcagatcttttcCATGTGTCTGTTCTTGAagcagagcccccccccccctcagggAGAAGCCTTGGgagtggggggggagggggtgagtCTCTGATATTTGGTTTACAGAGTGTCCCCTCGAACAGCGTGCCAGCGTGCTATCTCCACCTGTCCTCGACTGCACATCTCCCTCCAGTGTGATTGGCCAGTCTCTGGACCCTCGTGACCAATCAGGACGCGGCCCAGGGTGCTGCTCTTAGTGTACAGATGCCCCTGGAAGTGAGGTCAAACCAGTTAAAACACATCTCACGGTCTATAAGAGTTTGATTTAGGTCGGTTTTCAAAGCGACCAAAATATAACTTATTGTTTccattaaaattaaacaaacactggaCGCAAATCCATTAAGAGTGATTTGTTGAGAGTTTTATAGTAGTTTAGAGTGATTTGTTGAGAGTTATTGTAGAGTTAGTTATAGTAGTTTAGAGTCATTTGTTGAGAGTTATTGTAGAGTTAGTTATAGTAGTTCAGAGTGATTTGTTGAGAGTTATTGTAGAGATAGTTATAGTAGTTTAGAGTGATTTGTTGAGAGTTATTGTAGAGTTAGTTATAGTAGTTTAGAGTCATTTGTTGAGAGTTATTGTAGAGATAGTTATAGTAGTTTAGAGTGATTTGTTGAGAGTTATTGTAGAGTTAGTTATAGTAGTTTAGAGTGATTTGTTGAGAGTTATTGTAGAGTTAGTTATAGTAGTTTAGAGTCATTTGTTGAGAGTTATTGTAGAGTTAGTTATAGTAGTTCAGAGTGATTTGTTGAGAGTTATTGTAGAGTTAGTTATAGTAGTTTAGAGTGATTTGTTGAGAGTTATTGTAGAGTTAGTTATAGTAGTTTAGAGTGATTTGTTGAGAGTTATTGTAGAGTTAGTTATAGTAGTTTAGAGTCATTTGTTGAGAGTTATTGTAGAGCTAGTTATAGTAGTTTAGAGTGATTTGTTGAGAGTTATTGTAGAGTTAGTTATAGTAGAACAGCATGACCCAGAATCACCTGCATGATAATGAACTCCAGCACAAGCGGTAGCTGGGTGATGTCCCCGCGTGGCAGGTCGAACAGGAAGGGCGTGTTCCACACGGCGTTGGATCCCGCTGCCCCCCGGGTCTCTTTGGTGCTGATCATTTTTCCCTCATGACACAGGTTGATTACTACAGAGTGATCTGCCGAGACACATGATAACAGCACGTCAAACAAAGCTTTCCTTATTTACAATCCTTCTCCTCAACACAGCAAAATAAGAGCAGAACAATCTGACAtgagctgcttttttttaactgtttttaaCATTTGGCCATTCAGACATATTACCAACGCTTTCAGGGTGCTTTGCAGCCTTACTGTCGTTTGGTTTGAATTCTGCCTgccttggaagtcactttgggtGAAAGCATGtgctaaatgaatgaaagccCTGTTAGTGTAATGTTACCTGGGGCTCCGGGCATTCTCGTCAGCTTGGCCAGGCCCTCCGCCTTACGCACCATCACCTTTATGCGATGGGCGAGTGTTTGATACTGCAGTAGAATAAAGATCTGACCCAGCGCCCGGGGGGCAGGGACCACATCTCCACATCCCCCCAGGGCCTCCTGAGAACTCAGGCTCTGAAACAATGACATGGAGATTGTCacgtgagacacacacacacacacacacacattcacacacacacacacacacacacacacacacagaaggacacacggacacacacacacacacacacacacacagaaggacacacacacacacacacggacacatacacacacacacacacacacgcacacagaaggacacacacacaaacacacacacacacacacacacacacattctcgaCTCATTGCACTGAAAAACGAGCAGCATTAAAATGAGAAGGGCTTCCTCCCCATCCTCTGCCCGTGTGATGCAGACGGAGCTGCTCTGAGGAGACATGGTGTCTGCGTCATGTCCActgcttcttcttcctctcacACGGGATGAGCAGGCTCGCTGAGGCGCCCTCCGGcaccgcccccctccccccccccaacccccacccccccaacacacacacacacacacacacaaccctcccGCTGCTGAGCAGAGGACAAGGCGTGGGCATGCTGCCAGACCAGTGCAcctctcatttcctcttcaGTCAAAAAGCCACTACATCACCATCCTCCACCCCAGCACCAAATAACACAATCAGTCGCCTGCTGCCCCTGCCTGGAGCTGACGCACAGGCGGAGATGAATGTGACGTGGTTCAGGGGTGACCCAAGGGGGGAACTCTGCCCACTGCCCAGTGTGCCAGGATAAGGGCACTTTGTGACTATTAATGCACACTGTCAAACTTTACATGCACTTCAAAGAGACTGGTAATCCTGCACACTGCATTAGCTTTGTGTCATTCACTCTCAGTGTTCAGCATCTCAGTAACTTGCTGTGTAGCGCCGAAATAACCATAGTTCTCGCACGGCTGCGGTGGATCAATTGGTTCTTAAGAAACCTAAGGATATTATATTGAGAGAACTCCTGGATTCAGTAACAAAACCTGAGAACCTTTTTCCAGGAGATCATACAGCACGATCCACCAGTAATCCTATTCATATCATGCTCTTAGTCAGTATCACATTTCCCGTACAATACATCTGTGGGAACCTTGGTTCTGACTTGGTGTTATACCTTTTTCAGCTTTCTCTGGACCGGATTCAGCTCTCGGTCGAAAGCGATGTTCTTGTCAGGTTCCCAGTCCACCTCGGCACAGGACAGTTCCAGATCTCCCACGGCGGTCTCCCTGAGGCCGGAGAAATCTCGGCCGAACACGGCCAGTCTGAGCGTGCAGGTGCGGAGCTGCTCCACGGTGCCCACCTGCATGCTGAAGCTCTGGGTTTGCTGCTCTGGGTTGAGGCTGCGTCTACGGCCCTGCACTAACGCGGGGCAGACGGGGGGCAGGCTGACGTGTACCGTAACCCCGCCTCGCCTGGGGGTTTTCCGAAAGACGCCCAAAACCGTGACGGTCAACCTGCCCGCGGACGGAGAGAAGAGCAGGGTGAACTGAAGGGAAGACGCCGGCTTGCCGGATACAGAGCTACGTCtagagctggagctggagctggagctggatCCGTAATGGGGCGAGGAGGGCGCCCCCTGCAGGCTGGGAGATGAATGCAGGGTCAGCCTGCTCCTTTCAGAGGAGACGGAGGACTCACCCGAGACCGAGCGGCGCCGATCCAGAGCCCGCCGGGTTTTCGCCACCAGGCCCAGTTTTGGGATGGAGGGCATGGAGGTGCGGCCGTGGACCACCGGCTTGGAGGACATGGAGGGCAAGGCAGGGGAGCTGAGCCTTCGCAGGGGAAAGCAGGATCTACGGGGCTCGTTCAGCTCCGACAGGGGACACGGGTGGGGTGGAAGGGGCAGGGCAGTGAGGTCGTCCTCCGAGGGGGTGGAGCTACTGTTGAGCGACGGGTAGTCGAGCACATCCCCTTCCAGCTCCTCATACTGTTGTTTGATGGACAGAGTGTCaatggagggggaggggctcAGGGCCATGGTCACATGATCCACGGGGACAGAGGAAGGGGACAGCCCGAGTTCTTTGTCTCGAAAAGGGTCAAACTTTTGACGTCTCCAGCATATAATGCAGCCCAGCACAAGACAGAAGCAGAAAATAGCAAGTCCTACAGCCAGCAGTATCTGCAGATGAActggacagagaaacacaaacacaaacatgcacaataTTTCACCTTCCTcctttctggttttttttttttttgaccctcCAGTTTAAAACTGACACTGGGAACAGTTTTATTTGAGACACTGTGGAGACGCTATGGATATTATGAGATCGGTGAGTGATTTCACGGGAACAAAACTGAAAGATGCAGATATTGTCTCTCTACCCTTCAGCTGACAGATACGGCCGCTGTTGCTTTATTTAACACGGCAATCACTCTGCCCCTCTATTCAACACAGCCTGATCCGATTACAGCGCACAGGAAATGTCCAACGGCCCTAGTCATCGCCAACTGACAGACTTGGCACAGACACGGCTGTGATCTAAAACAGAGCAACCACGCGACTACCATCCTCTTTATCTCCTCATTCACGCAAGAATGCGAGGCAGCCTTTACCTCCGCAACACATTCTCAGCACTAATCCAAATGTTTGTTAACATTTGTAAGATTAACGTCATTGCAGATTTTAACATAGTAACAACTCTAACATTAAAAGTCATAGCAGATACTGATGTCCTTTAAATGGGATACTCAgagtatgataaaaaaaatacaccgatttttcattttattttgtttcattttcattactgtttgTAAATCGTATTAAGGCATATTACTGTCCTTATTTTGTGTATAAAATACCACAGTATACTATGCTGAAACGTCAGACAATACACTACAGATACTGCAATGAGAAACATGATTAACACAATACACCAATCAGACGGAACATTTCTGGGGTATTCATTGAATCCTTTGAGGCACTTTGTGTAAATAAGACAAAGCCCTTTCACATTACGGCGCGCACGCTTCACGCATCAGACCTAAATATACTATCATAACAAACTGCCCGCATGTTTACCTGTGGCTCGTGTCAGATTACATATTAAGAAATGTATCACTGGGTGTTACGAAGCTGAGCATCATAACCCTATGAATAGACTTAAAGACCGAATCCCGCTCGCGTATATGTTTTATTATGAATTCTCAGCTGAGCTGTAGGCTGCACACGTTTTATCAATAATAAAAGatcttttaatttttcaatAGCCAACACAAAAGTGTATATTTACCGTTAGGTTAAAATACACATGGTCAAATTCTGATGTTGTGCATTCATACAGATATATAAGGTTATTTGTACAAATATCCTAATGTTAAAGTTAAAGGAAAGTTACAGCAATTAAGAAAATTACGTACCTCCCAAGGCCAAATGCATTGTCCCCGAATCGATGAAAGTAGCGCGATTAATGCGACGACTGAAGTCAGTTTTGACTAACTGCTTCTCACCGGACCGCAGAGGAGAAATTTCAGTTTGCGCAGTTTGTCAGACTAACCTGCTGTGAGTCGGCAAATGCCAAGCCGCGCGCGCTCTGCTTTCCCGCTAGAGGGAGACTGGTTCAGGCACCGCTGGGATAGGACGTCCCCGCATCATTTCATGCGCTGCTTCTCTTT from Chanos chanos chromosome 2, fChaCha1.1, whole genome shotgun sequence includes these protein-coding regions:
- the LOC115829422 gene encoding synaptotagmin-4, with protein sequence MDPCGSATRQSSETGQPLWQAVLFLFCKGMIEGVLVLLFIGLLVQVLITKHLEVHLQILLAVGLAIFCFCLVLGCIICWRRQKFDPFRDKELGLSPSSVPVDHVTMALSPSPSIDTLSIKQQYEELEGDVLDYPSLNSSSTPSEDDLTALPLPPHPCPLSELNEPRRSCFPLRRLSSPALPSMSSKPVVHGRTSMPSIPKLGLVAKTRRALDRRRSVSGESSVSSERSRLTLHSSPSLQGAPSSPHYGSSSSSSSSSRRSSVSGKPASSLQFTLLFSPSAGRLTVTVLGVFRKTPRRGGVTVHVSLPPVCPALVQGRRRSLNPEQQTQSFSMQVGTVEQLRTCTLRLAVFGRDFSGLRETAVGDLELSCAEVDWEPDKNIAFDRELNPVQRKLKKSLSSQEALGGCGDVVPAPRALGQIFILLQYQTLAHRIKVMVRKAEGLAKLTRMPGAPDHSVVINLCHEGKMISTKETRGAAGSNAVWNTPFLFDLPRGDITQLPLVLEFIIMQGHLYTKSSTLGRVLIGHEGPETGQSHWREMCSRGQVEIARWHAVRGDTL